In the genome of Streptomyces sp. V2I9, one region contains:
- a CDS encoding class I SAM-dependent methyltransferase — protein sequence MKDPSFRRSAALFRAFLREQGDPATAYTLLARDAADQVERHGPLRDKVVVDIGGGDGYFTREFRRRGAHSYLFEPDPAEIGPGQRADTVVADGYLLPLADGAADVCFSSNVLEHVADPHTFLSEMARVTRPGGLIYVSYTNWLSPWGGHEWAPWHYLGADRARSRYERRTGKPAKHRLGENLFKIGVGETLSHVRSRSDVAVVSARSRYWPVLPQLVPRIPVLREFATWNLLLILRRCS from the coding sequence GTGAAAGACCCTTCGTTCCGGCGGTCGGCCGCCCTGTTCCGCGCCTTCCTGCGCGAACAGGGCGACCCCGCCACCGCGTACACCCTGCTGGCCCGCGACGCGGCCGACCAGGTCGAACGGCACGGCCCGCTCCGGGACAAGGTCGTCGTGGACATCGGCGGCGGCGACGGCTACTTCACCCGCGAATTCCGGCGGCGCGGCGCGCACAGCTACCTCTTCGAACCGGATCCGGCGGAGATCGGCCCCGGGCAGCGCGCGGACACCGTCGTCGCCGACGGCTATCTGCTGCCGCTCGCCGACGGCGCGGCCGACGTCTGCTTCTCCTCCAACGTGCTGGAGCACGTCGCCGATCCGCACACCTTCCTCAGCGAGATGGCGCGGGTGACCCGCCCCGGCGGCCTCATCTACGTCTCGTACACCAACTGGCTCTCCCCGTGGGGCGGCCATGAGTGGGCGCCCTGGCACTACCTCGGCGCCGACCGCGCCCGGAGCCGCTACGAGCGGCGCACCGGGAAGCCCGCCAAACACCGGCTCGGCGAGAACCTCTTCAAGATCGGCGTCGGCGAGACCCTGAGCCATGTCCGGAGCCGCTCCGACGTGGCCGTGGTCTCCGCACGGTCGCGCTACTGGCCCGTCCTTCCCCAGCTCGTGCCGCGGATCCCCGTCCTCCGGGAGTTCGCCACCTGGAACCTCCTCCTCATTCTCCGGCGGTGTTCATGA
- a CDS encoding alpha-(1->3)-arabinofuranosyltransferase family protein produces MTSAVLPPRSTAPDGADPVPPGSADGPPPPRSRRWLLGFWAAVFAAFLAVSPGRMTFDTKLGVVVDPWRFLGDLGELWHSRAGFGGIADQYVGYAIPMLPYYGAADLLHVPVWLAERLWLSLIVATAFWGALRLAERLRVGAPATRLLGAVAYALWPTYTIVVGSTSAAALPGALLPWVLLPLTDQRLTPRVAAARSALLIPLMGGVNAASTLASLLPVGLYLLSRPGGPRKRALLAWWTPGVILATAWWIVPLLLLGTFGENFMPYVESSYTTTSTMSATEMLRGGGNWVGYLNFGEAWLPAGWTVATATVTILGSALAAALGLAGLARRDLPERRWLVLTVLSVALITLAGYGGALGGLFHGTVQDWLDGWLVPFRNIYKFQTGLALALALGLAHLTAVASVAAAARGGRNAARFRRLAPVVAAVIVLPGLAWPYVNGSILQPGSFQKLPTYWETTGEWLEKNAPEDRALVVPATAHGIYTWGSPIDQPLDVLANSPWGQRDYVPFGTPGNRRAMDAVEQALTTGGEVPGLSAFLNRAGLHHVVVRNDLDPDQLGYVPTTTVKRTLEASGYRRVTGFGPVMTGGRIAADTPVQVEGLYPRQRAVEIYEPPAGTERPGRAGTAPVASTAVVSGGPESLLPLSASGALQGRPAVLAGDAHPGLERPSLYAAGDGLRRADTRFGLVNSNTSYTYTADERNAVDAAQDPDREPRQILPSTGTEHQTTAVLRGAKKVSASSVGNWLFHLPQYDPVNAFDGNPETGWAEGSPGSPENEWVRIDFTGPTDIPGSLQVTPLPSGSVRAAPTVVRVETERGSKDSPLRTDGSAQTVAAPAGQASWLKVTILESQQGRPGLTGAGFTDITIPGVQVTRMLELPSDAPREGADSTVYSLRRGSDPGGLSSVAAEVGLHRQFTPREPGAYQVSASAVPVPGDALDKLLFELTGERERIEVSADSTARLGTNLSPRNLTDGDLTTAWIAGERPVLHLSWPEKKEVGEIVFAAAGGLSTRPEQVQITSPDGTAVAAVDENGMARFSPIKTDRLDITISRQAPLTVHNPVADDRLQLPVGLSEVYIPALEEYRTPQPKPEKTFTLACGKGPVLSVGGTFLETRAEGRVRDLTQRRPIEVTPCTKDGTVELAASSTTVEAGDAGPLVITDVTLGNGTSEAGAGTSRSVEVEQGDGDRRTISVGAGEASYLQIHENHNKGWKATLDGEELTPLRIDGWQQAFLVPEGEGGTVTLEYEPARIYQVGLIGAGALLLVLAGLALGRRRGADPHPAEEQPVPPGPGLVLGTVALTLVGVVIAGPLALAVPVLAVLAHLRPKLLAPVAFAAMAAAGVVAAVGTGETTAADEGAFSATAQLLALVGLFAALVTAGRGPLGKRAAGGRGVASPAATGEDAPTVPAQAAASGRTVSTDPKRPQGTPPPAPGGGHGYGSTTDAGNASRPGGGHAGDAPAQQSGGERPPHRPGGSA; encoded by the coding sequence ATGACCAGCGCTGTCCTCCCACCCCGGTCCACGGCCCCGGACGGCGCGGATCCCGTGCCGCCCGGCTCCGCCGATGGCCCGCCCCCGCCCCGTTCCCGTCGGTGGCTGCTGGGCTTCTGGGCCGCCGTGTTCGCGGCGTTCCTCGCGGTGTCGCCGGGACGGATGACGTTCGACACCAAGCTCGGCGTCGTCGTGGACCCCTGGCGCTTCCTGGGCGACCTGGGCGAGCTGTGGCACAGCCGCGCCGGGTTCGGCGGGATCGCCGACCAGTACGTGGGCTACGCCATCCCGATGCTGCCGTACTACGGGGCCGCCGACCTGCTGCACGTACCGGTGTGGCTCGCGGAGCGGCTGTGGCTGTCGCTGATCGTGGCGACGGCGTTCTGGGGTGCGCTCCGGCTGGCGGAGCGGCTGCGCGTCGGCGCTCCGGCGACCCGCCTGCTGGGCGCGGTGGCGTACGCGCTGTGGCCGACGTACACGATCGTCGTGGGCTCGACCTCGGCGGCGGCCCTGCCGGGTGCGTTGCTGCCGTGGGTGCTGCTGCCGCTGACCGACCAGCGGCTGACGCCGCGGGTGGCGGCGGCCCGCTCCGCGCTGCTGATCCCGCTGATGGGCGGCGTCAACGCGGCCTCGACGCTGGCCTCGCTGCTGCCGGTGGGACTGTACCTGCTGTCCCGGCCGGGCGGTCCGCGCAAGCGCGCGCTGCTGGCCTGGTGGACTCCGGGCGTGATCCTCGCAACCGCCTGGTGGATCGTTCCGCTGCTGCTGCTCGGGACGTTCGGTGAGAACTTCATGCCGTACGTGGAATCCTCCTACACCACCACGTCGACCATGTCGGCGACGGAGATGCTGCGCGGCGGCGGCAACTGGGTCGGCTACCTGAACTTCGGCGAGGCATGGCTGCCCGCCGGCTGGACCGTCGCCACCGCGACCGTCACCATCCTGGGCTCGGCGCTCGCGGCCGCCCTGGGCCTGGCGGGGCTGGCCCGGCGTGATCTGCCCGAGCGCCGCTGGCTGGTGCTGACCGTGCTGAGCGTCGCGCTGATCACGCTCGCCGGGTACGGCGGTGCGCTGGGCGGGCTGTTCCACGGGACCGTGCAGGACTGGCTGGACGGCTGGCTGGTGCCGTTCCGCAACATCTACAAGTTCCAGACGGGTCTGGCGCTCGCCCTGGCCCTGGGCCTCGCGCATCTGACGGCGGTGGCCTCCGTCGCCGCCGCGGCGCGCGGCGGGCGGAACGCGGCGCGGTTCCGCCGGCTGGCTCCGGTGGTCGCCGCCGTGATCGTGCTGCCGGGTCTGGCCTGGCCGTACGTCAACGGCTCGATCCTGCAGCCGGGTTCGTTCCAGAAGCTGCCCACGTACTGGGAGACCACCGGGGAGTGGCTGGAGAAGAACGCGCCCGAGGACCGTGCCCTGGTGGTCCCCGCGACCGCGCACGGCATCTACACCTGGGGCTCCCCCATCGACCAGCCGCTCGACGTCCTGGCGAACTCGCCGTGGGGTCAGCGGGATTACGTGCCGTTCGGCACGCCGGGCAACCGGCGCGCGATGGACGCGGTCGAGCAGGCCCTGACGACCGGCGGCGAGGTCCCCGGTCTGAGCGCGTTCCTGAACCGGGCAGGGCTGCACCATGTGGTGGTCCGCAACGACCTGGACCCCGACCAGTTGGGGTACGTGCCGACGACCACGGTGAAGCGCACGCTGGAGGCGTCCGGGTACCGGCGCGTCACCGGCTTCGGCCCCGTGATGACCGGCGGCCGGATCGCGGCGGACACCCCCGTGCAGGTCGAGGGGCTCTACCCCCGGCAGCGGGCCGTGGAGATCTACGAGCCGCCCGCCGGGACGGAGCGTCCCGGCCGCGCGGGCACGGCCCCGGTGGCCTCGACGGCCGTCGTGAGCGGCGGGCCCGAGTCCCTGCTCCCGCTGTCGGCGAGCGGGGCACTGCAGGGCCGGCCGGCCGTGCTGGCCGGTGACGCGCACCCCGGTCTGGAGCGGCCGTCGCTGTACGCGGCGGGCGACGGGCTGCGGCGCGCCGACACCCGGTTCGGGCTGGTCAACTCGAACACCTCGTACACGTACACCGCCGACGAGCGCAACGCCGTGGACGCGGCGCAGGACCCGGACCGCGAGCCCCGGCAGATCCTGCCGTCGACCGGTACGGAGCACCAGACGACCGCCGTGCTGCGGGGTGCGAAGAAGGTCAGCGCCTCCTCAGTGGGGAACTGGCTGTTCCACCTGCCGCAGTACGACCCGGTCAACGCCTTCGACGGGAACCCGGAGACCGGGTGGGCCGAAGGGTCTCCCGGCTCGCCCGAGAACGAGTGGGTGCGGATCGACTTCACCGGGCCCACGGACATCCCCGGCTCGCTCCAGGTGACGCCGCTGCCGAGCGGCAGCGTGCGGGCCGCGCCGACCGTCGTCCGGGTCGAGACCGAGCGGGGCTCCAAGGACAGCCCGCTGCGGACCGACGGTTCGGCGCAGACGGTGGCCGCGCCCGCCGGGCAGGCGTCGTGGCTGAAGGTGACGATCCTGGAGTCCCAGCAGGGGCGTCCCGGTCTGACCGGCGCCGGGTTCACCGACATCACGATCCCCGGGGTCCAGGTGACCCGGATGCTGGAGCTGCCGTCCGACGCACCGCGTGAGGGCGCCGACTCCACCGTCTACTCGCTGCGTCGGGGAAGCGACCCGGGCGGGCTGTCGTCGGTGGCGGCCGAGGTCGGCCTGCACCGGCAGTTCACCCCGCGGGAGCCGGGCGCGTACCAGGTGTCCGCGAGCGCGGTCCCGGTGCCCGGCGACGCCCTGGACAAGCTGCTGTTCGAGCTGACGGGCGAGCGGGAGCGGATCGAGGTGAGCGCCGACTCCACGGCGCGGCTGGGCACCAACCTCAGTCCGCGCAACCTGACCGACGGCGACCTGACCACGGCCTGGATCGCGGGCGAACGCCCCGTACTGCATCTTTCCTGGCCGGAGAAGAAGGAGGTCGGGGAGATCGTCTTCGCCGCGGCCGGCGGTCTGTCCACCCGTCCCGAGCAGGTGCAGATCACCTCCCCGGACGGCACGGCGGTGGCCGCCGTGGACGAGAACGGCATGGCCCGCTTCTCCCCGATCAAGACCGACCGGCTGGACATCACGATCTCCCGGCAGGCTCCGCTGACCGTCCACAACCCGGTGGCCGACGACCGGTTGCAGTTGCCGGTCGGTCTCAGCGAGGTCTACATCCCGGCCCTGGAGGAGTACCGCACGCCGCAGCCGAAGCCGGAGAAGACCTTCACCCTGGCCTGCGGCAAGGGCCCGGTGCTCTCGGTCGGCGGTACGTTCCTGGAGACCCGCGCCGAGGGGCGGGTGCGGGATCTGACGCAGCGCCGTCCCATCGAGGTGACGCCGTGCACGAAGGACGGCACGGTGGAGCTGGCCGCCTCGTCCACCACCGTCGAGGCCGGGGACGCGGGTCCGCTCGTCATCACCGACGTCACGCTGGGCAACGGCACGTCCGAGGCCGGGGCGGGCACGTCCCGGTCGGTGGAGGTCGAGCAGGGCGACGGCGACCGGCGCACGATCTCCGTCGGCGCGGGCGAGGCGTCCTATCTCCAGATCCACGAGAACCACAACAAGGGCTGGAAGGCCACGCTGGACGGCGAGGAGCTGACGCCGCTGCGGATCGACGGCTGGCAGCAGGCGTTCCTGGTCCCGGAGGGCGAGGGCGGCACGGTCACTCTGGAGTACGAGCCGGCCCGGATCTACCAGGTGGGTCTGATCGGTGCGGGGGCGCTGCTCCTGGTGCTGGCGGGGCTCGCCCTCGGGCGGCGGCGGGGAGCCGATCCGCACCCGGCCGAGGAACAGCCCGTCCCGCCGGGTCCCGGCCTGGTCCTCGGCACGGTGGCGCTCACCCTGGTGGGCGTCGTGATCGCGGGACCCCTCGCCCTGGCGGTGCCGGTCCTCGCCGTACTCGCCCATCTCCGGCCGAAGCTGCTCGCGCCGGTCGCGTTCGCGGCGATGGCCGCCGCGGGTGTGGTCGCGGCGGTGGGAACCGGGGAGACCACGGCGGCGGACGAGGGCGCGTTCAGTGCGACGGCCCAACTCCTGGCGCTGGTCGGCCTGTTCGCCGCCCTGGTCACGGCCGGGCGTGGACCGCTCGGCAAGCGGGCCGCCGGGGGCCGGGGGGTGGCCTCGCCCGCCGCGACGGGCGAGGATGCCCCCACGGTTCCGGCACAGGCGGCTGCCTCCGGACGGACGGTCTCCACCGACCCGAAGCGTCCGCAGGGCACCCCGCCGCCCGCTCCGGGCGGCGGGCACGGATACGGGTCCACGACGGACGCCGGGAACGCGTCGAGGCCGGGCGGCGGACACGCCGGTGACGCGCCGGCGCAGCAGTCCGGCGGCGAGCGGCCGCCGCACCGTCCCGGAGGGAGCGCCTGA
- a CDS encoding condensation protein: MATTQHPRARGGAPRPGAPDRVPFPVVDEVARHCARDSEPNTVHIEIHLPGPVDGARLRAAFAEALARHPRALMRERPRGPFARRYEWELTGSADVEPVSFPPSAPGALDRARRRALEVAPPLTVSPPLRLEVVREPGRDGCVLVFALHHTALDGPACMRLAATTAEVYGAHRAPAVPAPARPASEPPAGESPAAPLARPARIAAGSPGPGAAAGNSLLLAELPVPRRESGAPYTVNDQLMVATALTVADWNRTQGAPGADRRPLRITMPVDDRPRGPEMPIGNGTRLVEVGFGAAELLPGTDVTALLRTTAERTRALKAVRRPPLGRSASLLTTPVLPVAARAAATRGLRVLAGPWTSTTLLSNIGRLPYPLDFGEAGRATAVWFSAPARMPRGLTFTTASTGGRLHLALRWSRTLLGDEDGVRLRELFTRHLASTSSETA; the protein is encoded by the coding sequence ATGGCGACCACGCAACACCCTCGGGCCCGGGGCGGCGCGCCCCGGCCCGGGGCGCCGGACCGGGTACCGTTCCCGGTCGTCGACGAGGTGGCCCGGCACTGCGCCCGGGACTCCGAGCCGAACACGGTGCACATCGAGATCCATCTGCCGGGCCCGGTGGACGGGGCGCGGCTACGGGCGGCGTTCGCCGAGGCGCTCGCCCGGCATCCGCGGGCGCTGATGCGGGAGCGGCCCCGCGGTCCCTTCGCCCGGCGCTACGAGTGGGAGCTGACCGGCAGCGCCGACGTGGAACCGGTCTCCTTCCCGCCGTCCGCGCCCGGTGCGCTGGACCGGGCGCGGAGGCGGGCGCTGGAGGTGGCCCCGCCGCTGACGGTGTCACCGCCGCTGCGGCTGGAGGTGGTCCGCGAGCCGGGGAGGGACGGCTGCGTGCTGGTGTTCGCCCTCCACCACACCGCTCTCGACGGCCCGGCGTGCATGCGGCTGGCGGCGACGACCGCCGAGGTCTACGGCGCGCACCGCGCCCCGGCCGTGCCCGCCCCGGCACGCCCGGCGTCCGAGCCGCCCGCCGGGGAGTCCCCGGCGGCGCCGCTGGCGCGTCCCGCCCGGATCGCGGCGGGTTCGCCGGGCCCCGGAGCGGCGGCGGGCAACTCCCTGCTGCTCGCCGAACTCCCGGTGCCCCGGCGGGAGTCCGGGGCGCCGTACACGGTGAACGACCAGCTGATGGTGGCGACCGCGCTGACCGTGGCCGACTGGAACCGGACGCAGGGCGCGCCGGGGGCCGACCGCCGGCCGCTGCGGATCACCATGCCGGTCGACGACCGGCCCCGCGGGCCCGAGATGCCGATCGGGAACGGCACGCGGCTGGTGGAGGTCGGCTTCGGCGCGGCCGAGCTGCTGCCCGGCACGGACGTCACCGCCCTGCTGCGGACGACCGCGGAGCGCACGCGGGCACTCAAGGCGGTCCGGCGGCCCCCGCTGGGGCGTTCCGCCTCCCTGCTGACCACGCCGGTGCTGCCGGTGGCCGCCCGTGCCGCCGCCACCCGCGGGCTGCGGGTGCTGGCGGGGCCATGGACCTCGACGACGCTGCTGAGCAACATCGGCCGGCTCCCGTACCCGCTGGACTTCGGGGAGGCGGGGCGGGCCACGGCCGTGTGGTTCTCCGCGCCCGCCCGGATGCCCCGCGGGCTGACCTTCACCACCGCGTCCACCGGCGGGCGGCTGCATCTGGCGCTGCGCTGGTCGCGCACCCTGCTGGGGGACGAGGACGGCGTGCGGTTGCGCGAGCTGTTCACCCGGCACCTGGCCTCGACGTCCTCGGAGACCGCATGA
- a CDS encoding methyltransferase domain-containing protein has product MTDTTTPPPGLRDFYENPSVPVASGDGRTLRQARLLAEALGTPGQVILDIGCGDGTAAATAAPILAGHRLIGVDWSQDALRRARPRMGAVVRGELEHGGLPLAGGCADAVLFSEILEHLVDPDQALDELRRVLRPGGHLMLSTPNLAAWYNRGLLLAGVQPVFSEVSLRGIHGRPGSEVVGHLRLYTARALRSFLKASGFTDVTIKGAPFHGVPRPLRLLDRAACAVPGTASILLAHARRR; this is encoded by the coding sequence ATGACCGACACCACCACTCCCCCGCCCGGACTGCGGGACTTCTACGAGAACCCGTCCGTCCCCGTCGCCTCGGGCGACGGGCGCACCCTGCGGCAGGCCCGGCTGCTGGCCGAGGCGCTGGGTACGCCGGGGCAGGTGATCCTGGACATCGGGTGCGGCGACGGTACGGCGGCGGCCACGGCGGCCCCGATCCTCGCCGGACACCGGCTGATCGGGGTCGACTGGTCGCAGGACGCGCTGCGCCGGGCCCGGCCCCGGATGGGCGCGGTGGTACGTGGCGAGCTGGAGCACGGCGGGCTGCCGCTGGCCGGCGGTTGCGCGGACGCGGTGCTGTTCAGCGAGATCCTGGAGCATCTGGTCGACCCGGACCAGGCGCTGGACGAGCTGCGGCGGGTCCTGCGGCCGGGTGGCCATCTGATGCTGTCCACCCCGAACCTGGCGGCCTGGTACAACCGGGGGCTGCTGCTCGCCGGGGTGCAGCCGGTGTTCTCGGAGGTCAGTCTGCGCGGGATCCACGGCCGCCCCGGTTCGGAGGTGGTCGGGCATCTGCGGCTGTACACGGCCCGTGCGCTGCGCTCGTTCCTGAAGGCGTCCGGTTTCACCGACGTGACGATCAAGGGCGCCCCCTTCCACGGGGTGCCGCGTCCGCTGAGGCTGCTGGACCGGGCGGCGTGCGCGGTGCCGGGCACGGCCTCCATCCTGCTGGCCCACGCGCGGCGGAGGTAG
- a CDS encoding Trm112 family protein codes for MTPDDPLLALLACPLDKGPLSLLPEDEGEGEALYNPRLRLSYPIVDGIPQLLPSSGRKVSADDHERLLTRIEVSAT; via the coding sequence ATGACCCCTGACGACCCCCTGCTCGCCCTGCTGGCCTGTCCGCTCGACAAGGGCCCGCTGTCGCTGCTGCCCGAGGACGAGGGCGAGGGCGAGGCGCTGTACAACCCCCGGCTGCGGCTGAGCTACCCGATCGTCGACGGCATTCCGCAACTGCTGCCCTCGTCGGGGCGGAAGGTTTCGGCGGACGACCATGAGCGCCTGCTCACCCGGATCGAGGTCTCGGCCACGTGA
- a CDS encoding FkbM family methyltransferase encodes MTTFAAAVASRLPGNLVGSAAVALYPRFEPELRRLADFCPPHGVALDIGGWYGPWSRRLAARCERVVTVEPVPHLAEYLRRTLPSNARVVQGAATDREGTARLWFPEGDQGDRGVSSLARRDIHAHCLEVPSITVDGLGLRGVGFVKMDVDGGERAALLGAAELLHRDRPALLVELESRLGPIAPVIELLADQGYAGWLLTGRRWFRLDGLDLVAHQARTEHLVHRGLLRRAFVPHRERYLNSVLFLPDGRTPGAA; translated from the coding sequence GTGACCACGTTCGCCGCGGCGGTGGCGTCCCGGCTCCCCGGGAACCTGGTCGGCTCGGCCGCCGTCGCCCTGTATCCGCGCTTCGAGCCCGAGCTGCGGCGGCTCGCGGACTTCTGCCCGCCGCACGGGGTCGCTCTCGACATCGGTGGCTGGTACGGGCCCTGGTCGCGGCGGCTGGCCGCCCGCTGCGAGCGGGTGGTGACCGTCGAGCCGGTGCCGCATCTGGCCGAGTACCTGCGCCGGACCCTGCCGTCGAACGCGCGGGTGGTCCAGGGCGCGGCGACCGACCGGGAGGGCACGGCGCGGCTGTGGTTCCCGGAAGGGGACCAGGGCGACCGGGGAGTGTCGTCGCTGGCCCGCCGCGACATCCACGCGCACTGCCTGGAGGTGCCGTCGATCACGGTCGACGGGCTCGGGCTGCGCGGGGTCGGCTTCGTGAAGATGGACGTCGACGGGGGCGAGCGGGCGGCGCTCCTCGGTGCGGCGGAGCTGCTGCACCGGGACCGCCCGGCGCTGCTCGTCGAGCTGGAGAGCCGGCTGGGTCCGATCGCCCCCGTGATCGAGCTGCTGGCCGACCAGGGGTACGCGGGCTGGCTCCTGACGGGCCGGCGCTGGTTTCGGCTCGACGGGCTCGACCTGGTGGCCCATCAGGCGCGGACCGAGCACCTGGTGCACCGGGGCCTGTTGCGCCGGGCGTTCGTCCCGCACCGCGAGCGGTACCTCAACTCGGTGCTCTTCCTGCCGGACGGCCGGACTCCGGGCGCGGCCTGA
- a CDS encoding serine/threonine-protein kinase, which yields MAPAWTRRRGAARPAVRGARDGTPRGTPATWPAPDPPGGRPLAIKVIRPEFSGDPEFRRRFQQEVRSAQRVQGLYTAPVIDSDTEGPQPWLAAAYVPGPSLAHAVARHGGLPLRSVLLLTVGVAEALTVIHGAGIVHRDLKPANVLLASDGPRVIDFGIARAADSTALTGTGVSVGTPAFMSPEQAAVGTVTPATDVFALGQIAAYAAIGAPAFGDGPSHAVLYRIVHEDPDLSRLPAELRPLVTRCLSRDPADRPALADVIRMCHEISPEPLRQGEDWLPQAVAGSITERHRLPAPAPTPPPQPAAPPTPTQFSPAPQGAAHPHTPAGHAVAAAPTRTGPVAPGAVPPGPWQQNTHPGHATPQPHPQQGFVQPVPQGFAQPGVPRPGWGGTGGFPPAAPPRKRPGLVVAASVVGALVVLGVIGALVPDDSATSRKGDRTTASSGSGSRGDGSVDQARKKPVDPRPLSYKGIDVTASYELMLADNPPRPKENTGSGVIYGDGDFYFYRDNVFGDEQVGTANGKLVVLKNSQKGSLEVCRQETRFTEKVGLDQLTQGSQVCVLSKAGHIAVLTYRGKSGDDDPSRYITVDLTIWRNAEEAQQD from the coding sequence ATGGCACCAGCATGGACCCGGCGCCGGGGTGCGGCAAGGCCGGCCGTCCGGGGCGCGCGCGACGGCACGCCCCGCGGTACGCCTGCGACGTGGCCAGCCCCGGACCCGCCGGGCGGCCGGCCTCTTGCGATCAAGGTGATCCGGCCGGAGTTCAGCGGGGACCCGGAGTTCCGGCGGCGCTTCCAGCAGGAGGTGCGGTCCGCGCAGCGGGTGCAGGGCCTGTACACCGCACCGGTCATCGACTCGGACACCGAGGGCCCGCAGCCGTGGCTGGCCGCCGCCTACGTGCCGGGCCCCTCGCTCGCGCACGCGGTGGCCCGGCACGGCGGACTGCCGCTGCGCAGTGTGCTGTTGCTGACCGTCGGGGTGGCCGAGGCGCTCACCGTCATCCACGGCGCGGGCATCGTCCACCGCGACCTGAAGCCGGCGAACGTGCTCCTGGCCTCGGACGGGCCGCGCGTGATCGACTTCGGCATCGCCCGCGCCGCAGACTCGACCGCCCTGACCGGCACCGGCGTCAGTGTCGGCACCCCGGCGTTCATGTCGCCGGAACAGGCGGCTGTCGGCACCGTCACCCCGGCCACGGACGTCTTCGCCCTCGGGCAGATCGCCGCCTACGCCGCGATCGGCGCGCCCGCGTTCGGCGACGGTCCCTCGCACGCCGTCCTCTACCGGATCGTGCACGAGGACCCCGACCTCAGCCGGCTGCCCGCCGAACTCCGCCCCCTGGTCACCCGCTGCCTCAGCCGCGACCCCGCCGACCGCCCCGCGCTGGCCGACGTCATCCGGATGTGCCACGAGATCTCGCCCGAACCGTTGCGCCAGGGCGAGGACTGGCTCCCGCAGGCGGTCGCCGGCTCCATCACCGAACGGCACCGGCTCCCCGCGCCCGCCCCGACCCCGCCGCCGCAGCCCGCCGCCCCGCCGACGCCCACGCAGTTCTCCCCGGCGCCCCAGGGGGCGGCCCACCCGCACACCCCGGCCGGTCACGCCGTGGCGGCCGCCCCCACCCGGACCGGACCGGTCGCGCCGGGGGCGGTGCCGCCCGGTCCCTGGCAGCAGAACACCCACCCCGGCCATGCCACCCCGCAGCCCCACCCCCAGCAGGGGTTCGTCCAGCCCGTCCCCCAGGGATTCGCCCAGCCCGGCGTCCCCCGGCCGGGCTGGGGCGGGACCGGAGGGTTCCCGCCCGCCGCGCCACCCCGCAAGCGGCCCGGCCTGGTCGTCGCCGCGTCGGTCGTGGGCGCGCTGGTCGTCCTCGGCGTCATCGGGGCGCTGGTGCCGGACGATTCCGCCACCTCCCGCAAGGGCGACCGCACCACCGCGTCCTCCGGCAGTGGCTCACGCGGCGACGGGTCGGTGGACCAGGCCCGCAAGAAGCCGGTCGACCCCCGGCCCCTCTCGTACAAGGGCATCGACGTGACGGCGAGCTACGAACTGATGCTCGCCGACAACCCGCCCCGCCCGAAGGAGAACACGGGCAGCGGCGTCATCTACGGTGACGGCGACTTCTACTTCTACCGGGACAACGTCTTCGGCGACGAGCAGGTGGGCACCGCCAACGGGAAGCTCGTCGTCCTGAAGAACTCCCAGAAGGGCTCCCTGGAGGTCTGCCGCCAGGAGACCCGCTTCACGGAAAAGGTCGGTCTCGACCAGCTGACGCAGGGCTCGCAGGTCTGTGTGCTCAGCAAGGCGGGCCACATCGCCGTGCTGACCTACCGCGGCAAGTCCGGCGACGACGATCCCAGCCGCTACATCACCGTCGATCTGACGATCTGGCGCAACGCCGAGGAGGCACAGCAGGACTGA
- a CDS encoding IclR family transcriptional regulator, translating to MGDQAGPEPSVSVRQDLRLLEAAGAHPGGASVRRLAREAGLPEATGRRLLHELARDGYVRELEDGAFTLRTGDPRDHAAVGGLAADTGLRPLMSSLRDSLSAAVYLTLYEGGEIRVLEIVDGPRAPRVDLRVAFQDAGHATALGKSVLRELDEDARAGFLSRHALTGLTPRTITHREELLHRLDADSAGPLSLDRGEYALGTTCAAVPVYSGDLVGSIGVSFRSDRMYRTTEVRARLLETALRVTRRLTLPEC from the coding sequence ATGGGTGACCAGGCCGGCCCCGAGCCGTCGGTGTCCGTGCGGCAGGATCTCCGGTTGCTGGAGGCGGCGGGGGCGCATCCGGGTGGCGCGTCCGTGCGGCGGCTCGCCCGCGAGGCCGGACTGCCGGAGGCCACCGGCCGCCGCCTCCTGCACGAGCTGGCGCGGGACGGCTATGTGCGGGAGCTGGAGGACGGCGCGTTCACCCTCCGTACGGGGGATCCGCGCGATCACGCCGCCGTGGGCGGCCTGGCAGCGGACACGGGGCTCCGCCCCTTGATGTCCTCGCTGCGCGACAGCCTCTCCGCCGCCGTCTATCTCACGCTGTACGAGGGGGGCGAGATCCGGGTCCTGGAGATCGTCGACGGGCCGCGAGCTCCTCGGGTGGACCTGCGGGTGGCCTTCCAGGACGCCGGGCACGCCACCGCGCTCGGCAAGAGCGTGTTGCGGGAACTGGACGAGGACGCGCGCGCGGGCTTCCTCTCCCGGCATGCTCTGACCGGTCTGACCCCCCGCACGATCACGCACCGGGAGGAACTGCTGCACCGGCTCGACGCCGATTCCGCGGGGCCGCTCTCGCTGGACCGGGGGGAGTACGCGCTGGGCACGACGTGCGCGGCGGTACCCGTGTACAGCGGAGACCTGGTCGGTTCGATCGGCGTCTCGTTCCGGTCGGACCGGATGTACCGGACCACCGAGGTCAGGGCCCGGCTGCTGGAGACGGCGCTGCGCGTCACCCGGCGGCTGACGCTTCCGGAGTGCTGA